DNA sequence from the Mangifera indica cultivar Alphonso chromosome 18, CATAS_Mindica_2.1, whole genome shotgun sequence genome:
CTCTGACTGACTCAGTGCTGAGTATGTTCCTAGTCAGATAGTGTGAACAACAGGAGCCtttgtaaatttttcaattaccTTTTACCCTTTTACATCATCTTCATAATTTTGACCAAAGCGCCTCTGGctttgttttcttctcaaaagataaaatctaaaaaaataaaaataaaaataaaaaattctctaGCTTTATAAGCCACCAAGTTAATAAACAAGTACAGCTCAATGCAAATCTCTTGCAGACAAAACAAAAGTCCCTTGTTTACTGTTTTTGTTCTGTTCTTGGTCCCTCAAATTCTCCTCTAGAAGAATCCCTGAGAAATCCATCTTCAGTACCTGCAATTCTCATTTCTCAATCAACTTCAGGCAACAATCAAACGCTTTGAATTTTGTTATCTCAATTTCAAGATACCCACCAGGAATCCAAGCAGGAAGTGGTGGACTTTTTGCAGGTTCTCAATTCAAGTAAAGGTAGATTCTTGCTTTGTTGAATGAATCTTTTTGAAATTTGGTAGATACCCAATTGAGAAATCCTGAAAATCTATCTGggatttgaagaaaattttgagaatccTCAGAATTTTTATGAaggttggatttttttttttctgtttcagGAAGAAGCTAGCAATGGAGAACGGCTATGGCTACTTCAGGCAAGGAAGTGGAGTATGGAGATCTTTAACCGAAGGagattttgaagaagaagacgTGTGGGCTGTTCTCAAAGAAAGAGGAGACCCAACAATTACTTCAAAAGTTAGCCAATTTATCAACTCTGAATTCGAACCGTCCATGGCCGTTAAACGGCGCCTCCCTTCCGCCACTAGAATGATCCCAAAAACCGCCGGCTACGGTGGAAACACCAGTAGCAGCAGCAACAGCAACAGCCCGGAAGCCACAAAGCTTCAATCATCAGCCCCTGTGAAAATCCCCTATTGGTCAAAATTTAATggcctccaccaccaccaccaccaccgccaccaCAAGTCAAAGAAATCCTCTAAGAATGttcatgatgatgatgatgacgaagATGACGACCatgatggtgatggtgatggtTCAAAGGTGCCTCCACATGAGTTCATTGCGAGAAGGCAGGCAAGGAGTCagatttcttcattttcagtGTTCGAAGGAGTTGGGAGGACACTCAAAGGGAGGGATCTTAGCAAAGTGAGAAATGCTGTTTTGACAAGAACTGGTTTTCttgagatataattatatttaaattatataaataattgtggtataaatattattgtgtgattttgtttataggGTTTTTGGGATGGCTTTTATAGGCctcaaaaatatttgtatagatCAATtatgtttagggtttcaatcAAGGAAAAGGATCCATTttgatgtaaaaaaattataatcaatttatgtgaatttttatattgattatgatttttctttttccaatgatGAGGGCAAAGCTGGTTTGAGCTGAgctaagtcaagtttgaactcgGTTCGAATTGTATATAATAaagtttgagctcgagttcaacTTGTTACAGCTAAGTTCAAATTCGATTAAACTTATTTTGAGTTCAAGCTTTTAATTAGTtggttattaaaataacgtcgttttaatacatattgatcaaaataacgtcgttttgtatcaaaaaattttattagtaaatttaacaaacaattCAAGCTCAAAATTGTTGGCTTGAGCTTGCttgagtttatataaaattggCCCGTTTCAGACttgtttgagtcaaactcaaacgaGTTCGgtcgaatctaaccctagatGAGGGATAATCCCATGTTAAACACATTTACAATTTTTGGGTAATTTGATGGTGAGTTAGTATCGAGTTTAGAGTATTTAATAAGATAttgaaataatgtgttattatgtgattcaatgattttaaattaagataaaataacatcaaatcatataatgatatattatctggaTATTCATGAGatatgtaaaatatttgttttgcacCATTTGTTTAACTAcaaagaataaatattgaaCCAAAAATTGTGGGCATGGTAGAAAGAGATATTCCCCAAACCTCTGGGACCCAAATGATAACAATTTCAAATGTTACTTTTCATTTTAAGTAGATCAAAGGAAATTTCCCCAAATATCGGAGACCCAAATGTCATTAACTTCCAATTAGGGGCGGATTCAAGCTAAGTTGCACACAAACAAAGGTTATCTTGAGCTTGTAAATATcgttagagaaaaaaaagaaaaagaatcgtTAACAAAGTGAGCTCCGATGTAACAATCTTAACAAGGCAGAAAGGTTTGAGCTAAAATTTATTTAGCTTAAACTTGACTAATTAAAGCTTAATAGCAATCCAAACTTGAGTAGTTCGAATTGAACTCATTCTTACTTCCAATTTGATGTTTTTGGTAAATTAGGCTCATTATATCAAATGAGCCTTGCCCAAATCTTAGTGATGAGTGGGCTGTTAAACCCAGCAAAATCTAAGGCTAAGTTTTATCTAAACCGAGGATAAATAAAGTTTAGTTTTAGATTGACTCGAATATAAAAGTGACCATTtgatattgattcaaaatgGACAAACTAAGGTttgaattttgcttaaaaacaaattcaatttggattttatctaaattgactcaaacttgaatatttagattcaaattaccacattttatgaaaataagatCAATCCAtgacttaaactcaattcatttgATTTGAGCTTG
Encoded proteins:
- the LOC123201507 gene encoding uncharacterized protein LOC123201507 — encoded protein: MENGYGYFRQGSGVWRSLTEGDFEEEDVWAVLKERGDPTITSKVSQFINSEFEPSMAVKRRLPSATRMIPKTAGYGGNTSSSSNSNSPEATKLQSSAPVKIPYWSKFNGLHHHHHHRHHKSKKSSKNVHDDDDDEDDDHDGDGDGSKVPPHEFIARRQARSQISSFSVFEGVGRTLKGRDLSKVRNAVLTRTGFLEI